A portion of the Gigantopelta aegis isolate Gae_Host chromosome 10, Gae_host_genome, whole genome shotgun sequence genome contains these proteins:
- the LOC121383335 gene encoding uncharacterized protein LOC121383335: MWLLSFCSLALPSCKVLSPTCVLMCLIMKLRLNLQHQDLAYRFNVSVTTISEMLNQGLPKLAEKLAFLIQWPDKDSLKRNMPNIIKITYPKCVSIIDCFEVFIQRPGPLTARAQTWSNYKHNNTIKFLVSITPTGAISYVSRAFGGRTSDTVITQRSGYLDKLEYGDEVLADRGFLIAEDLANRNATLVIPAFTRGKSQLSAREVEQTRKIANVRIHVERAIERLKNWNILSSSMSMHMVPHSDSIVTICSALCNLQPKLVS; the protein is encoded by the coding sequence ATGTGGCTGTTGTCATTTTGCTCTTTGGCATTGCCTTCGTGTAAAGTTTTATCACCAACATGTGTTTTGATGTGCTTAATTATGAAACTGAGATTAAATCTGCAGCACCAGGACTTGGCATATCGATTTAATGTGTCTGTCACCACAATCTCAGAAATGCTTAATCAGGGGCTGCCAAAGTTAGCAGAGAAACTTGCCTTTCTTATTCAGTGGCCAGACAAAGACAGTCTAAAACGCAATAtgccaaatattattaaaataacatatccaaaatgtgttagtattatcGACTGTTTTGAAGTTTTTATTCAGAGACCTGGACCACTTACAGCAAGGGCCCAAACATGGTCAAATTACAAACACAACAATACCATTAAATTTCTTGTGTCTATAACTCCAACAGGAGCAATTTCTTATGTATCCAGGGCATTTGGAGGTAGGACATCTGATACAGTTATTACTCAGAGAAGTGGTTATTTGGACAAATTAGAATATGGCGATGAAGTTTTGGCAGATAGAGGATTTTTGATAGCAGAGGACTTGGCAAATCGTAATGCGACTCTGGTAATACCAGCCTTCACCAGAGGAAAGTCGCAGCTTAGTGCTCGGGAAGTTGAGCAGACCAGAAAAATTGCTAATGTACGCATACATGTGGAAAGAGCCATTGAAAGACTGAAAAACTGGAACATTCTGAGTAGTAGTATGAGTATGCACATGGTTCcccattcagacagcatagtcACCATTTGTTCAGCTCTATGTAATTTACAACCAAAACTTGTTTCTTAG